The Arachis hypogaea cultivar Tifrunner chromosome 16, arahy.Tifrunner.gnm2.J5K5, whole genome shotgun sequence genome contains a region encoding:
- the LOC112754352 gene encoding pre-mRNA-splicing factor ATP-dependent RNA helicase DEAH7 isoform X2 yields the protein MEDNFESKEPYFERDSRSRYGHEYNRKREHYSERDSRSRYDHERGRSKESYSERDSPSRYDHEYGRKRSRYEGSKRTPGRPDWDDGQWEWEDTPRRDSVSSSRHHQPSPSPMFLGASPDARLVSPWLGGKYEITESMHAEMEYDADRAWYDREEGSTMFDGGDNSSLFLGDEATFQKKEAELAKRLTRRDGTKMSLAQSKKLSQLTADKAQWEDRQLLRSGAVRGTEVQTEFDDEEERKVILLVHDTKPPFLDGRVVFTKQAEPIMPIKDPTSDMAIISRKGSTLVREIREKQSSNKSRQRFWELAGSKLGDILGVEKTAEQIDADTATVGEQGEIDFKEEAKFSQHLKKEEAVSDFAKSKSIAEQRQYLPIFSVRDDLLQVIRENQIVVVVGETGSGKTTQLTQYLHEDGYTIKGIVGCTQPRRVAAMSVAKRVSEEMETELGEKVGYAIRFEDVTGPNTIIKYMTDGVLLRETLKDSDLDKYRVIVMDEAHERSLNTDVLFGILKKVVARRRDFKLIVTSATLNAQKFSHFFGSVPIYHIPGRTFPVTTLWSKTPVEDYVEGAVQQAMRIHITSPPGDILIFMTGQDEIEAACYALAERMEQMVSSSKKAFPKLLILPIYSQLPADLQAKIFQRAEDGARKCIVATNIAETSLTVDGIFYVIDTGYGKMKVYNPRMGMDALQVFPVSRAAADQRAGRAGRTGPGTCCRLYTESAYLNEMLPSPVPEIQRTNLGNVVLLLKSLKVDNLLDFDFMDPPPQDNILNSMYQLWVLGALNNVGALTDLGWKMVEFPLDPPLAKMLLMGEQLGCLEEVLTIVSMLSVPSVFFRPKDRAEESDAARERFFVPESDHLTLYNVYQQWKQHDYRGDWCNDHFLHVKGLRKAREVRSQLLDILKTLKISLTTCWPDTDIVRKAICSAYFHNAARLKGVGEYVNCRTGMPCHLHPSSALYGMGATPEYVVYHELILTTKEYMQCATAVEPQWLAELGPMFFSVKESDTSLLEHKKKQKQEKTAMEEEMENLKKMQAEVERKQKQEEKEKLAKQQQQVCMPGLKKGSSTYLRPKKLGL from the exons ATGGAG GACAATTTTGAAAGTAAGGAGCCTTATTTTGAGAGGGATTCACGTAGTAGGTATGGCCATGAATACAACAGAAAGAGGGAGCATTATTCTGAGAGGGATTCACGTAGTAGATATGACCATGAACGCGGTAGAAGTAAGGAGTCTTATTCAGAAAGGGATTCCCCTAGTAGGTATGACCATGAATATGGTAGAAAGCGAAGCAGATATGAGGGTTCCAAGAGAACACCTG GCAGGCCTGACTGGGATGATGGGCAATGGGAATGGGAAGATACTCCTCGAAGGGACAGTGTCTCTAGTTCTAGACATCATCAACCTTCACCATCCCCTATGTTTCTTGGTGCCTCACCTGATGCACGATTGGTTTCTCCATGGTTAGGAGGCAAGTATGAGATTACTGAAAGCATGCACGCAGAGATGGAATATGATGCTGACCGGGCATG GTATGATAGAGAGGAAGGTAGCACAATGTTCGATGGAGGAGATAACTCATCCCTTTTTCTTGGAGATGAGGCTACCTTTCAAAAAAAAGAGGCTGAGCTTGCCAAAAGACTG ACTAGAAGAGATGGGACCAAGATGTCCCTTGCTCAGAGCAAGAAATTGTCTCAGCTCACAGCTGATAAGGCTCAATGGGAGGACAGACAACTGCTGAGATCAGGAGCCGTTAGAGGTACAGAGGTTCAGACTGAGTTTGATGATGAGGAAGAACGCAAAGTTATTCTTCTGGTGCATG ATACAAAACCTCCATTCCTTGATGGCAGAGTTGTTTTTACTAAGCAGGCAGAGCCAATTATGCCAATAAAAGATCCAACATCTGACATGGCTATAATTTCTCGTAAAGGATCTACTCTGGTCAGAGAAATACGTGAGAAACAGAGTTCAAATAAGTCTCGCCAACGTTTTTGGGAGCTTGCAGGCTCAAAACTTGGCGATATCTTAGGTGTTGAAAAGACAGCAGAACAG ATTGATGCAGACACTGCTACAGTGGGTGAACAGGGTGAAATAGATTTTAAGGAAGAAGCTAAGTTCTCACAGCATTTGAAAAAGGAAGAGGCTGTGAGTGATTTTGCCAAGTCAAAGAGTATTGCAGAGCAAAGGCAATATCTGCCCATTTTTTCAGTGCGAGATGACCTATTACAG GTAATTCGAGAAAATCAGATTGTGGTAGTGGTTGGAGAAACAGGCTCAGGAAAGACAACCCAATTGACACAG TATCTGCATGAGGATGGCTACACTATAAAAGGTATAGTAGGTTGCACCCAACCCAGGCGTGTGGCAGCTATGAGTGTGGCCAAGAGAGTCAGTGAGGAGATGGAGACAGAGCTGGGTGAGAAGGTTGGCTATGCTATACGGTTTGAGGATGTGACTGGGCCAAATACCATTATAAAG TACATGACAGATGGGGTTCTTCTACGAGAAACACTCAAAGACTCTGATCTAGACAAGTATCG GGTTATTGTCATGGATGAAGCCCATGAAAGATCATTAAACACGGATGTTCTTTTTGGAATATTGAAGAAAGTTGTAGCTCGGCGTCGTGATTTTAAGTTGATTGTCACATCAGCAACTCTGAATGCACAGAAATTTTCACATTTCTTCGGAAG TGTGCCAATTTATCATATTCCTGGGAGAACATTTCCTGTGACTACATTATGGAGTAAAACTCCAGTTGAAGATTATGTTGAAGGTGCAGTGCAGCAGGCCATGAGGATTCACATTACTAGTCCTCCAGGTGACATTCTTATCTTCATGACTGGCCAAGATGAGATTGAGGCAGCTTGCTACGCCCTTGCAGAAAGAATGGAGCAGATGGTCTCTTCTTCAAAGAAAGCATTCCCTAAACTCTTGATTCTACCCATATACTCTCAGCTTCCTGCTGATTTGCAGGCTAAGATATTCCAGAGAGCCGAAGATGGAGCCCGAAAATGCATCGTTGCCACTAACATCGCTGAGACATCATTGACTGTGGATGGTATCTTCTATGTCATAGACACAGGTTATGGTAAAATGAAGGTGTATAACCCAAGGATGGGAATGGACGCTCTCCAAGTCTTCCCCGTCAGCCGTGCTGCTGCTGATCAGCGTGCTGGTCGAGCTGGTAGAACTGGGCCTGGTACATGTTGTCGACTGTACACAGAGAGTGCTTACCTAAATGAAATGTTGCCCAGCCCTGTCCCTGAGATTCAAAGGACTAACCTCGGCAATGTGGTCTTGTTGCTGAAATCTCTTAAAGTTGATAATTTACTTGATTTTGATTTCATGGACCCACCTCCGCAAGATAATATTCTCAATTCTATGTACCAGTTGTGGGTATTGGGTGCCCTTAACAATGTGGGTGCCTTAACAGATCTTGGCTGGAAAATGGTTGAGTTTCCACTGGACCCTCCACTTGCCAAGATGCTTTTGATGGGTGAACAGCTAGGGTGCCTTGAGGAGGTTCTGACGATTGTTTCCATGCTTTCAGTACCGTCAGTTTTCTTTAGACCCAAGGACCGAGCAGAGGAGAGTGATGCTGCACGCGAAAGATTTTTTGTGCCAGAATCTGATCACTTAACCCTGTACAATGTCTATCAGCAATGGAAACAGCATGATTACAGAGGTGACTGGTGTAATGATCATTTTTTGCATGTTAAAGGTCTGAGAAAGGCCAGAGAGGTGAGATCCCAGCTGCTTGATATTCTCAAGACACTGAAGATCTCTCTAACCACCTGTTGGCCTGATACAGACATAGTCAGAAAAGCAATTTGCTCAGCATACTTCCACAATGCAGCAAGATTAAAGGGTGTTGGAGAGTATGTCAACTGCCGGACTGGGATGCCGTGTCATCTACACCCCAGTAGCGCACTCTATGGCATGGGTGCAACTCCGGAGTATGTGGTTTATCACGAGTTGATCCTAACCACGAAGGAGTATATGCAATGTGCTACAGCCGTGGAGCCCCAGTGGTTGGCTGAGCTTGGACCCATGTTTTTCTCTGTTAAGGAGTCTGATACATCATTGCTGGAGCATAAGAAGAAACAGAAACAAGAGAAGACGGCCATGGAGGAGGAGATGGAGAATTTAAAGAAGATGCAAGCAGAGGTTGAGAGAAAACAGAAGCAGGAGGAGAAAGAAAAGTTGGCTAAGCAGCAACAGCAAGTCTGCATGCCAGGTTTGAAAAAGGGGTCTTCCACATATTTGAGACCAAAGAAACTTGGTTTGTAA
- the LOC112754352 gene encoding pre-mRNA-splicing factor ATP-dependent RNA helicase DEAH7 isoform X1, which translates to MEDNFESKEPYFERDSRSRYGHEYNRKREHYSERDSRSRYDHERGRSKESYSERDSPSRYDHEYGRKRSRYEGSKRTPGRPDWDDGQWEWEDTPRRDSVSSSRHHQPSPSPMFLGASPDARLVSPWLGGKYEITESMHAEMEYDADRAWYDREEGSTMFDGGDNSSLFLGDEATFQKKEAELAKRLTRRDGTKMSLAQSKKLSQLTADKAQWEDRQLLRSGAVRGTEVQTEFDDEEERKVILLVHDTKPPFLDGRVVFTKQAEPIMPIKDPTSDMAIISRKGSTLVREIREKQSSNKSRQRFWELAGSKLGDILGVEKTAEQVFFWNSCDLCFLLLVYKDLPFLKSFQMQIDADTATVGEQGEIDFKEEAKFSQHLKKEEAVSDFAKSKSIAEQRQYLPIFSVRDDLLQVIRENQIVVVVGETGSGKTTQLTQYLHEDGYTIKGIVGCTQPRRVAAMSVAKRVSEEMETELGEKVGYAIRFEDVTGPNTIIKYMTDGVLLRETLKDSDLDKYRVIVMDEAHERSLNTDVLFGILKKVVARRRDFKLIVTSATLNAQKFSHFFGSVPIYHIPGRTFPVTTLWSKTPVEDYVEGAVQQAMRIHITSPPGDILIFMTGQDEIEAACYALAERMEQMVSSSKKAFPKLLILPIYSQLPADLQAKIFQRAEDGARKCIVATNIAETSLTVDGIFYVIDTGYGKMKVYNPRMGMDALQVFPVSRAAADQRAGRAGRTGPGTCCRLYTESAYLNEMLPSPVPEIQRTNLGNVVLLLKSLKVDNLLDFDFMDPPPQDNILNSMYQLWVLGALNNVGALTDLGWKMVEFPLDPPLAKMLLMGEQLGCLEEVLTIVSMLSVPSVFFRPKDRAEESDAARERFFVPESDHLTLYNVYQQWKQHDYRGDWCNDHFLHVKGLRKAREVRSQLLDILKTLKISLTTCWPDTDIVRKAICSAYFHNAARLKGVGEYVNCRTGMPCHLHPSSALYGMGATPEYVVYHELILTTKEYMQCATAVEPQWLAELGPMFFSVKESDTSLLEHKKKQKQEKTAMEEEMENLKKMQAEVERKQKQEEKEKLAKQQQQVCMPGLKKGSSTYLRPKKLGL; encoded by the exons ATGGAG GACAATTTTGAAAGTAAGGAGCCTTATTTTGAGAGGGATTCACGTAGTAGGTATGGCCATGAATACAACAGAAAGAGGGAGCATTATTCTGAGAGGGATTCACGTAGTAGATATGACCATGAACGCGGTAGAAGTAAGGAGTCTTATTCAGAAAGGGATTCCCCTAGTAGGTATGACCATGAATATGGTAGAAAGCGAAGCAGATATGAGGGTTCCAAGAGAACACCTG GCAGGCCTGACTGGGATGATGGGCAATGGGAATGGGAAGATACTCCTCGAAGGGACAGTGTCTCTAGTTCTAGACATCATCAACCTTCACCATCCCCTATGTTTCTTGGTGCCTCACCTGATGCACGATTGGTTTCTCCATGGTTAGGAGGCAAGTATGAGATTACTGAAAGCATGCACGCAGAGATGGAATATGATGCTGACCGGGCATG GTATGATAGAGAGGAAGGTAGCACAATGTTCGATGGAGGAGATAACTCATCCCTTTTTCTTGGAGATGAGGCTACCTTTCAAAAAAAAGAGGCTGAGCTTGCCAAAAGACTG ACTAGAAGAGATGGGACCAAGATGTCCCTTGCTCAGAGCAAGAAATTGTCTCAGCTCACAGCTGATAAGGCTCAATGGGAGGACAGACAACTGCTGAGATCAGGAGCCGTTAGAGGTACAGAGGTTCAGACTGAGTTTGATGATGAGGAAGAACGCAAAGTTATTCTTCTGGTGCATG ATACAAAACCTCCATTCCTTGATGGCAGAGTTGTTTTTACTAAGCAGGCAGAGCCAATTATGCCAATAAAAGATCCAACATCTGACATGGCTATAATTTCTCGTAAAGGATCTACTCTGGTCAGAGAAATACGTGAGAAACAGAGTTCAAATAAGTCTCGCCAACGTTTTTGGGAGCTTGCAGGCTCAAAACTTGGCGATATCTTAGGTGTTGAAAAGACAGCAGAACAGGTATTCTTCTGGAACAGTTGTGATCTTTGCTTTCTCTTACTGGTGTATAAAGACTTACCCTTTTTAAAATCCTTTCAAATGCAGATTGATGCAGACACTGCTACAGTGGGTGAACAGGGTGAAATAGATTTTAAGGAAGAAGCTAAGTTCTCACAGCATTTGAAAAAGGAAGAGGCTGTGAGTGATTTTGCCAAGTCAAAGAGTATTGCAGAGCAAAGGCAATATCTGCCCATTTTTTCAGTGCGAGATGACCTATTACAG GTAATTCGAGAAAATCAGATTGTGGTAGTGGTTGGAGAAACAGGCTCAGGAAAGACAACCCAATTGACACAG TATCTGCATGAGGATGGCTACACTATAAAAGGTATAGTAGGTTGCACCCAACCCAGGCGTGTGGCAGCTATGAGTGTGGCCAAGAGAGTCAGTGAGGAGATGGAGACAGAGCTGGGTGAGAAGGTTGGCTATGCTATACGGTTTGAGGATGTGACTGGGCCAAATACCATTATAAAG TACATGACAGATGGGGTTCTTCTACGAGAAACACTCAAAGACTCTGATCTAGACAAGTATCG GGTTATTGTCATGGATGAAGCCCATGAAAGATCATTAAACACGGATGTTCTTTTTGGAATATTGAAGAAAGTTGTAGCTCGGCGTCGTGATTTTAAGTTGATTGTCACATCAGCAACTCTGAATGCACAGAAATTTTCACATTTCTTCGGAAG TGTGCCAATTTATCATATTCCTGGGAGAACATTTCCTGTGACTACATTATGGAGTAAAACTCCAGTTGAAGATTATGTTGAAGGTGCAGTGCAGCAGGCCATGAGGATTCACATTACTAGTCCTCCAGGTGACATTCTTATCTTCATGACTGGCCAAGATGAGATTGAGGCAGCTTGCTACGCCCTTGCAGAAAGAATGGAGCAGATGGTCTCTTCTTCAAAGAAAGCATTCCCTAAACTCTTGATTCTACCCATATACTCTCAGCTTCCTGCTGATTTGCAGGCTAAGATATTCCAGAGAGCCGAAGATGGAGCCCGAAAATGCATCGTTGCCACTAACATCGCTGAGACATCATTGACTGTGGATGGTATCTTCTATGTCATAGACACAGGTTATGGTAAAATGAAGGTGTATAACCCAAGGATGGGAATGGACGCTCTCCAAGTCTTCCCCGTCAGCCGTGCTGCTGCTGATCAGCGTGCTGGTCGAGCTGGTAGAACTGGGCCTGGTACATGTTGTCGACTGTACACAGAGAGTGCTTACCTAAATGAAATGTTGCCCAGCCCTGTCCCTGAGATTCAAAGGACTAACCTCGGCAATGTGGTCTTGTTGCTGAAATCTCTTAAAGTTGATAATTTACTTGATTTTGATTTCATGGACCCACCTCCGCAAGATAATATTCTCAATTCTATGTACCAGTTGTGGGTATTGGGTGCCCTTAACAATGTGGGTGCCTTAACAGATCTTGGCTGGAAAATGGTTGAGTTTCCACTGGACCCTCCACTTGCCAAGATGCTTTTGATGGGTGAACAGCTAGGGTGCCTTGAGGAGGTTCTGACGATTGTTTCCATGCTTTCAGTACCGTCAGTTTTCTTTAGACCCAAGGACCGAGCAGAGGAGAGTGATGCTGCACGCGAAAGATTTTTTGTGCCAGAATCTGATCACTTAACCCTGTACAATGTCTATCAGCAATGGAAACAGCATGATTACAGAGGTGACTGGTGTAATGATCATTTTTTGCATGTTAAAGGTCTGAGAAAGGCCAGAGAGGTGAGATCCCAGCTGCTTGATATTCTCAAGACACTGAAGATCTCTCTAACCACCTGTTGGCCTGATACAGACATAGTCAGAAAAGCAATTTGCTCAGCATACTTCCACAATGCAGCAAGATTAAAGGGTGTTGGAGAGTATGTCAACTGCCGGACTGGGATGCCGTGTCATCTACACCCCAGTAGCGCACTCTATGGCATGGGTGCAACTCCGGAGTATGTGGTTTATCACGAGTTGATCCTAACCACGAAGGAGTATATGCAATGTGCTACAGCCGTGGAGCCCCAGTGGTTGGCTGAGCTTGGACCCATGTTTTTCTCTGTTAAGGAGTCTGATACATCATTGCTGGAGCATAAGAAGAAACAGAAACAAGAGAAGACGGCCATGGAGGAGGAGATGGAGAATTTAAAGAAGATGCAAGCAGAGGTTGAGAGAAAACAGAAGCAGGAGGAGAAAGAAAAGTTGGCTAAGCAGCAACAGCAAGTCTGCATGCCAGGTTTGAAAAAGGGGTCTTCCACATATTTGAGACCAAAGAAACTTGGTTTGTAA
- the LOC112754350 gene encoding uncharacterized protein: protein MSACPLYGSIIKPPSPSTTLSLLLRNPPLSCNFPTLILRNRNSIFALHSYDAVSTQNAIRFDVEDSTATDSAEVVVEPAEAPPSDSVVADAKPQEKLTKLRKKKVLFQEDDDTIDNRFKLRNGREVFEEKAYLVGVERKGDNEDVFGIEESLRELEQLADTAGLMVVGSTYQKLTSPNPRTYIGSGKVSEIKSAIHALDVETVIFDDELSPGQLRNLEKVFGGDVRVCDRTALILDIFNQRAATHEASLQVSLAQMEYQLPRLTKMWTHLERQSGGKVKGMGEKQIEVDKRILRNQIGALKKELESVRKHRQQYRNRRFSVPVPVVALVGYTNAGKSTLLNQLTGADVFAEDKLFATLDPTTRRVQLKNGKEFLLTDTVGFIQKLPTQLVAAFRATLEEISESSLLVHVVDISHPLAEQQINAVDKVLSELDVSSIPRLMIWNKVDKASDPQKIRLEAENRDDVVCISALTGDGLPEFCNAVQEKLKDSMVWVEALVPFENGDLLSTIHQVGMVEKTEYTEQGTYIKAHVPLRFARLLTPMRQMCVSQS, encoded by the exons ATGAGCGCATGCCCTCTCTATGGTTCCATAATCAAGCCACCATCACCATCAACAACCCTATCCCTTCTTCTTCGTAATCCTCCATTATCATGCAACTTCCCCACTCTCATTCTCAGGAACCGAAATTCCATCTTTGCCCTTCACTCATACGACGCCGTTTCTACTCAAAACGCCATTCGCTTTGACGTAGAAGATTCCACCGCCACTGATTCAGCTGAGGTAGTAGTGGAACCTGCTGAAGCACCTCCATCAG ACAGTGTTGTTGCTGATGCGAAACCTCAAGAGAAGTTAACCAAGCTTCGGAAGAAGAAAGTACTATTTCAAGAAGACGATGACACCATCGATAACCGCTTCAAGCTCCGCAATGGACGAGAG GTATTTGAAGAGAAAGCTTATTTGGTAGGGGTAGAAAGGAAGGGAGATAATGAGGATGTGTTTGGGATAGAAGAATCTCTGAGGGAATTGGAACAGCTAGCTGACACTGCTGGCTTAATGGTTGTTGGCTCTACCTACCAGAA GCTTACTTCTCCAAACCCAAGGACATACATTGGCTCCGGAAAGGTTTCTGAAATTAAGAGTGCAATCCATGCCTTGGACGTTGAAACTGTAATTTTTGATGATGAGCTATCACCTGG GCAATTGCGCAACCTGGAAAAGGTTTTTGGTGGGGACGTGAGAGTTTGTGATCGAACTGCTCTCATCCTTGATATATTTAATCAGCGAGCAGCAACACATGAAGCATCCTTACAg GTTTCATTAGCACAAATGGAATACCAACTACCTCGTCTAACAAAAATGTGGACACATCTTGAGCGTCAATCAGGAGGAAAGGTGAAGGGAATGGGAGAAAAACAAATAGAAGTGGACAAGCGTATTTTGCGAAACCAA ATTGGTGCACTTAAGAAAGAGCTAGAATCTGTTAGGAAACACCGACAGCAGTACCGTAACAGGCGTTTCTCAGTACCTGTGCCGGTGGTAGCCTTG GTTGGGTACACAAATGCTGGAAAGAGTACCCTTTTAAATCAATTAACTGGGGCAGATGTTTTTGCTGAGGATAAATTATTTGCAACTTTAGATCCAACTACAAGGAGGGTCCAG CTGAAGAATGGAAAGGAGTTTCTCCTAACAGACACTGTTGGTTTTATTCAGAAATTGCCAACTCAACTG GTTGCTGCCTTCAGAGCTACGCTGGAGGAGATATCAGAGTCGTCACTTCTGGTGCATGTAGTTGATATCAG TCATCCCCTGGCAGAGCAACAAATAAATGCTGTTGACAAAGTTCTGTCAGAACTAGATGTATCATCTATTCCAAGATTGATGATTTGGAACAAG GTTGATAAGGCTAGTGATCCCCAGAAAATCAGGTTAGAAGCTGAAAATAGAGATGATGTTGTATGCATATCTGCATTAACGGGTGATGGCCTACCAGAATTCTGTAACGCAGTTCAAGAAAAATTGAAG GACTCCATGGTGTGGGTTGAAGCTTTGGTACCTTTTGAAAATGGAGACCTTCTCAGCACCATACACCAAGTTGGAATGGTTGAGAAAACT GAATACACAGAGCAAGGGACATATATCAAGGCACATGTGCCCCTTCGTTTTGCAAGATTGCTGACACCCATGAGGCAAATGTGTGTATCCCAATCTTAA